ACGCGCGACTCCACGAATCCGGCCTCCCGAAGGACCCGAAGATGTTTTGAAACCGAGGGCTGCGAAAGGCTTAACTGCTCCTCGATATCACCCACGGACCGCTCGGCAGAGGCGAGCAGGCTCAGGATGGCGCGGCGGTTCGGCTCGGCGATGATCGCGAAGGTCGATTCCATTGTTCTTATATACCTGATGAGGCATATACGTGTCAAGCGAGGAGCATGCACGCGGTGCCGCTGCGCGTTCGGTTTTCACGGCTCGTCAAACTTGCGGGAGGGTAGGCGCCTGATTACGGCACGAACATAAGAAGCGATGCTTTTAACGCCGGCCGCCGGGAAACGCCTGGCGGGGCGCGAGCGCGGCTTGCGGCGCGGGTCCATCCGCCGCGTTTGGCCGCGCGGCGGATCCATGCGACGAGGACATGGCCGCCGTCGCGGTTCCGTCGGCGCCGGCCGCAGTACCAGCCAAGGCCCGGCTCACCACACCGCTACGTACCGAACCCAGCGTATCGAGCGCACGCGCTCGTTGCGATCCCGTGTACGGCATATCCGCATGCAGCCACAACAAGGGAAACAGCAGATTGAAGCGTTGCACCCGCTCAGGCGGCGGCAGCCGCGTCACGCCGGCGCCGGCAGCGCTGGAACTGCGATCGCGCAACGAGGCGAGCCCAAGCGCCGGCAAGCGGCCGAAGCGCTGTTGCGCGCCGAGCAGATCCATGGAATGTTCAAGCACGTTCGCGGCAAAGTGCATGTGTGGATTGGCGGCCAACTGATCGCGCAGATCCAGCATCGCGCCGCACCACGCGTCGCGCAGCGCCGCATTGCGCGCGGCTTCCTGGCCTGGTTGCGCGTACTGTGCGGCGATCGCGTCGAGCTGGCCGGCAGGCGGCGGCACCACGGCGCTGTCCTTGCGCACCTTCATGGCGGGCGCGGCGGACGAATCGTGCTCGTCCGCATGGTCGTCGTGCGATTGCCCACCACCACCGCGTCCGCGACCGTCGCGGTTCACGCTATGGCTGTCGGCGTGGTGGGCGTCGGCGTCGTCGGGACCGTCGTCATCGGATCCTACGCCGCCGCCACGTTGCTTCTTGGCCGCGCGGCGCTTGCGTGCGAGTTGATCCGCCATTTTTTTGGCGCGCACCGAACTGACCGACGGGCCGCGCTGCGCGTCCTGCCCGTAAGTGAAGTTGGTCGCGCCGCGATACAGTGCGGCAAATTGCGCACCGTTGCGGGCGCCCTGCGCATTGGCGCTTTTCTGCTGGGCGTCGGCGGTGTGCTGCGCATTGGCTGCAGCGGTTTCGTTGCCGTTCGAGTGGGAGACGCGGTTCATGACGATGGCTTCGATAGATTCCTGTGGCTCGCGCGCCGCGTCACAGCGGGACCGCTGCCTGCAGGATTTCGTTGGCGAAGTGCAGGACCGCCGCGCAAGACAGCGGCGCGGCAATCACGATGGCGACCGTCACCGCAATCAGCTTGACGGCATGCGAGAGCGTCTGGTCCTGCATCGAGGTGATCGCCTGCAGGAACGACACACCAAGGCCGACCACCGCCGCGACGATCACCGGCGGCAGCGAGACGGTCAGACATAGCAGCATGCCCTCGGTGGTGTAGCGGATCAGCGAATCGATATCCATGGTGCGCGCCTCGCTATTTGTAGGTCATGACGAGGCCGTGAATCAACGTCGACCAGCCGTCCATCACGACGAACAGCAGCAGCTTGAACGGAATCGCCACGTTGGTGGGCGTGACCTGGTTCAGGCCCATCGCAAGCAGTACGTTGGCGATGATCAGATCGACCACGATAAACGCGATGTACAGCAGAAAGCCGATCTTGAACGCGTCGGTC
Above is a genomic segment from Paraburkholderia phenazinium containing:
- a CDS encoding ArsR/SmtB family transcription factor, producing MESTFAIIAEPNRRAILSLLASAERSVGDIEEQLSLSQPSVSKHLRVLREAGFVESRVDAQRRLYRIRPEPLMEIDAWLAPFRQFWSVHLDALERHLDQMDPVPQRKGRKR
- the sctS gene encoding type III secretion system export apparatus subunit SctS, producing the protein MDIDSLIRYTTEGMLLCLTVSLPPVIVAAVVGLGVSFLQAITSMQDQTLSHAVKLIAVTVAIVIAAPLSCAAVLHFANEILQAAVPL